The genomic segment AAATCTATACATGGCTGTTATTACAGACTTGAGCTGGAACAGATTACGGTGTTCAATCAATATACAATAATTATCAGACAGCAACAAAAAACTTGTTGCTGTCAGAACAATGTTAAATTTACAGCCATCAGCAACACAAAGCTAAATATTCTGATCTTGCCATTTCTACTTTTATACCAGTCAGCTACTGTTAGCTGTAAAGTTATAGTATTGAATGTGAAGCAAGTTAACAATGCGTTTCAGAGCATCACCAGCTATTATAAAACCATACTATACCTGCATATTGCTTCCCCACTGAGATTTTCCTTCCAGAAGAGCATCTAGGACAGCCCGGCTTGGttctccagctgcaggatcatTTCCACTCACTACATAATATGAGGATCGCACTCGTTTGAAAAACTCCACATCAACATTTTTGTTGCTGCTGTGATTCGGTATATATACCAGGTCGAGGTACACTGGAGGTCCTGGGGGCACTGCGGCTGATTTTGTTGTCTTGGTAGCTCCACTTCCTGGAAATATAATACAGATAAAACAAAGTGTGAGACAGTAGTTTTTAAACAATATAAAAATTTCTTCATCTGACATCTTAGTAAAACAAAGCCAGTGTGTGATTCAATCAGATTTTCAAAAAGGTCGTATAttcttatgtaaaaaaaaatataaaatgaaaccATAGTTACGTTTTTGGAACTCGCAGGCTGTATTCAAATGtggatttgaaaaattaaaatgaaagatTTTCTGTATGGAagtatacataaaaaaaacagttttttttattttttcaagatTTCCACTTTGTCGCAGTCAATGAAAGAAATCATTAAttaaaaggtttttcaggtttaaaAAACATGGCTGTTTTTCCCCAAAAACAGTGTCAAATTGTCTCCAGTACTGCATTTCAGCTTCTTTGGAATTAATCGGCTGAGCAGTAATACCATATACAACCTATGGACAGCTGTTGCACTGTTTTTGAAAGGTAGTTATGTTTTTCTAATTCAGGACGAGCCCTTTAACATTGTGGCTGAAAAACTGAAACACAACCTTACACATCATCCAGTTATGCTGCTTTTTGCATCACTACTGTTCAGTTTACATTCCTGACTTTGCTATGGGTTTCTATATATTTCTAATTTTATCCCTGGTAGTAAGGTTAAGCAACTCTATTTTAATGCATTCATTTTTTATTGCGGACCAATATGGCAATGATTTTGAAATACAAAATACATGGGTTTCTAATCCTGGAAGAATGAAAGCTGCTGAGTGATtgcataacaataaaaaaaattgttaaatgagCACATTTTGTTATTATGAAAATGCCCAATATGCCCAACTACAAGAAAAACACGTCATTTACCTGTAGATCCAGTTTTAGTTGATTTTGTTGCATTTGTATTAGTTGCATTCTTGGTTTCTTTATCTTTCTCTTCTACCTTTGCTGATTTGGGGTCGGTAATTGAACCACTTTTTGGACCCTTCTCTACTGAATCTTTCTTTTTTGGAGCAACAGTCTTGGAACTTTTCTCCAAACTTTCTTTGATTGGCCCAGGTTTTGGTGAAGTAGCTAAAATCTTAGATTTGCTATCAGTTTTTCTGGCTGGAGAAGATGATTTGGTTTTTCCTCCTACTTTCTtggtttttcctttttctttgatATCTTTTTTCAAGGGCTTACCTAAATTCTGGTCAACAGGCATAGTTTCTGGATCCATCATTGAGACATCTGGGTGCCTAGGAGAAGGGCTTGGGTCCTGCATGGGAATTGGAGGCGGGTCCATATGTTTATAAGTTACAGTTTTATCAGTAGGGATAGTCTCAGATTCATCTTCAGAATCTATGTTTGCATCTGCTGTTATGGAAGGACATTCTTCAGTTTCTGGTGGGACATCTGAATCTGTCTGAGATGGGGCTGATTCACTAACTGAGGTTGGAGGAGTCTCATCACATTGACGCCCTTTCTGTTTTCCTCCTGAAGGTGGCTGGCCTCCTCCAAGTTGAGTTACTGGCTTGTCTTGCTCCTGAGTTTGCTCTTCACTTGCAAACCATTCTAATGGATTTGGGTTAATGAAAGACGGTGACAGCtctgttttggggtgtttatACTCACATGCAGAAACAAGACATAAATCAACTTCTTGTCGGTTCTCAGCAAAAGGTGACTTGTCAGATATGGAAAATCTATCATTCATTTCACTAGAATAGCTATAAACCTCACATTTGTTACTTCTGTCATCTAAATCTGCTGAATAAGCAAATGGATTTGTATTATGTAAAAATGGGGGTTCTTTTACTGCCCTGGCCTGATAACTAAATGACTCTTCAGAAGAAATTGGTAGAGATGAGGCTATTGAGCCATAATCCATTGAAAGATCATTTTTGGTAGATGACGGCTCATCTACACCAGGGGACTGTCTCAATGATGATGGAGTTGGTGTTAAGGGAGAAACATCTGTTTCAGGAGAGAGCTTTCCTTGCATAAAATATTCCTGCTCAAGTATTGGTGGTGAGTAAAGTGGCAAATCTGAATTTTGAATTACATCTTTTAATGAGTCTTCTTCTTTCAAAGGAGAACCTGTTTGTGAAGGTGTGTGTCCAGAGGAAGTGGATGGTGATGCCTCCACCTGGGATTCAGCTGCTGCTTTTTCTTGCTTTTTGTCTGCAGTATAATATCCGTTGTCTGTTGAAATTTTATTACCAAAGTAAGAGTCATGTTGGTCAGATGGACTATAATCTACTTCAGTTGGTCCATTTTCTGATATATGGAGCACACTAGAAGCTAATGCAGGGTGTTCTGGTGATTGTCTACTAAAGTCCATGGCAAAAGATTGCTCTGGTGATTCTTGACTGAACTCCATGGTTGATTGCTCTGGTGATCTTTGTTCTTGGAGTAAGGATGTGGATTTTCCTGTTCTAGGTGAGAAATCAGGTGGAGATATAGACATTGGACGGGGACATTCCTCCCTAGATGGTGATATTTCTGTTTCTTGAAATGTGGTGGGTGTCTGAACAACAGAGACCGATAAGGAGTCATCTACTTCTGTGGAGTGTGGGGACCCAACTTCAGCATGAAGAGAAGGGGAAACATCATCTGTAGTTGGTTCTGGGAATGAATTGGTAGCAACAGAAGCTGTGGAAACTGACGCAACACCTTCTATGTGAGAGTAAGTGTCTTCTGCAACATTTTCATCTACTGGAGTGGCAGATTTATCAGAGGCAGTGCCTTCAGAAATAGACATCTTTGTGTCCTCCTTAAACAAAATGAATGGGTTAGTGCTtatctgggtgggagacaattctCCTACAATTTTCCCACCATTAGATGTCATACTTCTAGTTTCAAAACTACCAGTTTCTATACCAAATGCTTTACTTGACAAAAGATCATGCTTCTCTTGTAGAGCATCAGGACTAATCTGAGAGGAAGAATGTCCATTGTCACCAACAATAGCTTGTCCAGGAGATGACTTAACATTACAGGTCAAGAATATGTCATAGGGTGTTTCTGATCCAATTAATGGAGGGCTGCGTAATGGGGATAGAACTTTTTCAATTGGAGATTCAGAATCAGGCACTGGCTCATCCATGGGACTTATTCTAGGGCTTTCACTCTTTTCTTTATCAGCACAGAATTCAAACACAACATGGACAGATGACTTCTCTATATTCTCTGTCGAAAGGTTTGCACTTTTTTCCTCTGTTGGTGACTGGTAGTAAGGTGTGTGACCAGCACTTCCAGCAGCAGATGGAGAAGGAGACGCTACCTCCAAGGTTTTATCATCTGGACTCGGACATTGTTCTGTTACTTCTTGCACTTCATCATGCAAAGGCGGTAAGATGCCTAATTCAGAAGTTTTAATTTCATTAGGGGTAAGGTCAAAATTAACACTTCGTTCACTTAATGGTGTTTTAGAAATTGGTGATGGAGGTGCCGGACTCTTACTTGGACTTAGATTTTCTCCCAGCTCATAATCATCTTGTATTTCTAGATTTGCAGGACTTTTTGCATCAGTGTTTCCATACATATAAGCTTCACGTAGTGCTGATTTGGAGAATTTATCTTCTTCGAGAGATGAAGGTGGTGAGATTGTTGAAGCTGAAGCATTGTATTCCTTGCCATCAGTAGCATCAGTTTTCGAAACATCAGACAAACTATTCAATGCATTGAGTATTGGGGATACCCTTGTTTTGTCATATTCCTgggaacacaaaattgcttcatatTTAGTGATGTTGACATATTCTTGAGATGGTGATTCACTTTCCTCATTGTTTGTCTCATCGCTCATTATATCTCTTGGTGTTGACATATCATCCATTGGAGTTGGTTCACTAGATATTTCAATGGTTGAATGAGTAAACCCTGAAGTGGCAGTAAATTCCTCTGGTTGATCTCTGTTTTCTTCGTCAGATACAGTTGCTTCACTCTCAGAACCTCCAGGTAATGTCTCATCATGAATAGAAGCTCCTGGTTCTACAGCAGGTGACTGGGGTTCAGATGTCTTGGATGGTGTAGAAGACAAGATATATTTATCATCAGTGTCACTAACAACTTCAAATTTGTCTTTTGTTGCAGTAATATAGTGGCATTCCTGATCACCATATTTTGCGTCAtctgttctgtcttcatctgcTTCTTCTTCTTCAGTTTCCTCTATATCTTCCTCTGCTTGTTCATCTGCTGCCTCGGAATCAGCAAAGTCCTCATGACTATCATGCTTGCCTTTCAAATGTTGGAATGCATCTGTATCAGCCTCTTCCTCAGTTTCATCAGTTTCAGCTAACTCAAAGCCTGGGTGTTCACCAAGTGAAGCTCTCTCTTCAATATCTTCCACTTGTTCCTCAACCTCTTCTGTCTCTGCTTTTTCTTCATAGTCACCAGCTTCTGATGATTCCTCAAGCCCAGTCCCCTCATCCTCATATTTGTCATTTTCATCTCCTCTGTGTTTATCAATGATTTCTAATTCATCTGGAGTCTGTTCACATTCACCTTCTGTAGTAGTTATTCCTTCATCTGGTGAATCTGCAGGTTTTTCAGTGCTAGCATCATCTTTTTTGATAGTATAAGAGTCAGTCTGTACGATAACTGCTTCATCTGTAGGAGACAGTGCCTGTAAGAGAGTTCTCCCTTCATTGAATTTGCCTTCTTCATCTTTAAGGTCCTCAAAGTCTTTTGTTAAATCTTCAGGGGAAGACATAAGGGATCTTTGTGAAACTAGATCTACTATATTTTCAGCAGCTTTAGCGGAGGCTTGaacagatgctgctgctgctgctgctcctgctgcaGCTACTGCTGCTGTAGCTGCAACAGCTCCTGCAGCTGCCAGTGTCTTCTTCTCAGTCACTTTCTTTATTACTTTTGTCTTTTCTTTCATCTTGGTTGTAGAGGCTGCTTCTTTTTTAGTAGGTTCCTCTTTCTTTAGTATTTTTCCTTTAGCAGCAGGCTTTTTAGCATCAGGAGTTGCTGACACTTTCTTTGTTTCTTTAGAAGGTTTCTTGGTTTCTATTTTTGCATCCTTCTCATCCTTCTTCTCTTTATCATCTTTCTTTACTACTTTTTTCAAGTCTTTCTGAGGAGTTTCCCTTTTTACATCTTTTTTAACCTCCTTTTTCTcctccttctttacttctttcTTAACCTCTTTTTTAACTTTATCGTCCTTAACTTCCCTTTTCAGCTTGTCTACCTTAATATCTTTTTTAGGTTTTTCTTCCTTAACTTTAACCTCTTTCTTAGGTGTGTCTTCTTTAATTTCCTTCTTCAGTTTATCTTCCCTTTTAGCTGGCGTTTTATCTTCTTTCTTTGATGCTTCTTTCTTTACATCATCAGATTttgcttttatttcttttttgacaGCTTTTTCCTTTATGActttaggcttcacgtcagcttTTACTTTGTCCACATTTTCAGATTTTATTATTGATTCTTCTTGGTTTGTTGAGGATTTAGTCTCATTTCTTACAAGCTTTTTAGCAGACATTTTCTCCTTGTCCTCCTTTTCAGCTTGTTCGGGGTGGCTGACTTTTACTGCTTCAGAATACTCTTCTTTTGATTCTTTTTTCACTGGTTTGCTGGGGGTAGTTTTTGTGGATTTTAGACTTTCTTTGCTTTCTGCTCTCTGCTTCATCTTTGCCTGCTTTACTGCAGGGCTTGAAACATTGTCACTTAGGTCCTTCTGTGTAATGACAGGTTGCTTTAAAAAGTCCAGATGTTTGAGCTTTTCAAGGCCTTCAAGTATTTGGTATTGTGTTGTATTTCCTGGAAACAAAACTCTCACTATTTTCTCTGAAGGATTTGATGGATGCCATACAATAAGAGAGGAAATTGAAGTTAAATAATTTATAGGGACATCAACTTCTTGACCATTAGGTAAGACAAGGCCAGCTTTTTCTTTATTACTACCTGACCATTGCTGCATAAAATATTGAGTCTCTTTGCTTGCCTTTAATGGATTCAATACATACATCTCAAGCTTTCCTACACCCATTTTTtgaaacaagataatgggttcaaTAGAGTTTCCTACATTTCTGAACAGAGGTTCTGGTTTCATAGACAATTTACTTAAGTACTGAAGTGTAAAATTAGCCTCTTCTATGCTTCTTCTTATTTTAAAGTTGGGTTCTGGATTTTTTACATTGTCTGGGACGTTTAGAAACACAACTCCAAGGTCTGGAGAGATAAGGTTTTTCATCCAATCACTGTTGGCTGTTGACCCTTGAGACTGTTCCTCTTCAAGCTCGGATATTTTTCTTTGAAGCATACTATTGATACCAGGCAGATTGTCATCTCCAATGTGGGTGAGCAATATTGAATCCACCCTATCTAGATGTCTAATGAGTTTCCAAAAGCAAGATTTTCTCTCAGATCCACCATTTATAAGCATGTTAAATCCATTTACTGCAAACAAAGCTGAGTCTCCTTTTCCTCCAGGGAAAATATAGCAACATGGCTTTGAAAGTTTCAGAAAGCCGCCAGATGTGGGTGGTTCTAAAATGTCAAAAGGTGACGGTATTTCTACAGATTCTGATAGATATTCAGTAAATTCAGAAAGTCCTTCCATTTCAGGCAAAACTGAAGATGAGTTGAGTTTGATATTGATGAAGTCTTGAAGATTGTGTCTCTCTAGATTAGAATTTTTCCAATGTCCTTCTTCAGGACAAAAAAGTGTAAGGCTTGCTTTATTTGCTGGATGTGTATTGCTCAAAAGTTCACCAATCTAGATGCAGAAAACAGAAATATATATAGTAAGAAGTGATGGAGTAAAACAGATGATGATCCTAAAAATAATTCAGGTAAAATGTGGAGGAAACTTTCTTGTTGCACTGAAAAATGATAGATTctatgctatgggcaactaattcATGTTTTTTTCTGCACTGCTTTCCTTGAGGCCTTATGTATTTATAGTTCTGAAAACCTTGCATACAGTATGTCAAATGGACATTGATCCATGATCTACTATAAATGACTAAAGGAGACACCCAACCTGAACAAAATATTATAACTGACCCTAAATGTAGTTAAAAGGGTTTCCTTAAGAAAGGCGATAAATGTATGATATTTGGGAGCCCCACTGCTGGTATCTCCACAATCACAATAAGgatcccaatatatatatatatatatatatatatataatttggacACATGAATGTTGTgttcccgtggccgtattgcggcccgcataccgtGGgttcgcaatacacgggcaccggcccgtgtgcacttcgcatcacttgaatgggtcctcaatcaCGGAGATGTGGAACAGAAGCAAggatcggaaccccatggaagcactatggagtgcttccgtggtgtttctgtccgtgcctctgcaacgCGAAAGAAAatcgaacttgttctatttttttgtggcgcGGCGGATCACGcagccattcaagttgaatgggtctcgatctgtcccggccgccgcacggacattgcccgtgcattggggaccgcgaattgcagtccccaatgcacataatggatgcacaacgtttgtgtgcaagaggcctaatttgTTTTATTAAATAGTAATAACAAAGTTGTACTTTTAACTGTTTATTCCTTGATTATAACCTGTAATTATATATAGTTCATTCTCTTTGATGGAGAGATTATTCTTGCTAATCTTATTACTCATATTTGAAGGTAATGGATAATGAATGCAATTTCTCATTTAATAAAGATTTATGGATTAGCAATCCAGCAAAGAACAGGATATTGCTTATTACATCTCATGATGACTCTCATACCTCCTGATCTGTGAAGATCTCTATGAAGCTTTGGAATGAGAAAGATCCAGACTGAAGAATAAGTTCTCCTGTATTTTCAAAGCACTGTCCAGTCAGAACTAAAAGTTTGTGTCTTGCGGCATCTGTGATCATCAAGCGTACCTAAAGATAAAAGACAAACACGCTTAATCATACTAATCATACTGATACTAATTCTGCTGCACAGAATGCTGTCTGactgcaaccaccactagagggacaaTCATACTGATACTAATTCTGCTGCACAGAATGCTGTCtgactgcagccaccactagagggagctaacttCATAATGTTATACATTGAACTCAACGTAAGCTTccatgctccctctagtggttgctaGGGGCAGTCAGCATATTATCTTTTGAATCTACAGATATGTCTATGCTGGGAATTTCCAGCTCTGTACCAAAGAATTGGAGCTACAAACACCATACAGATATATTGACGAATCAATCAGCACAAAATTTCAAACCTAAACATCGCAAAAGACAGACATTCATCCTGGAATTCTGAGAACTTTTATATGGACATATACCTTTTTTACTGTTTCAAATATTTTAAGCATTTTAATTAGGGAGTTTTTAGAGCACCTAAGGACTGTTATTTTGCTTAGCTTTTATGTGCAGTTTGTGGGTGCTCCTGTTTAAACTCTACCACTCTAATTCACTTGAATGTGGGCAGCACTGCattaaccagctccgtccactacacagtAAATAGGGCTGTGTAATTCTGACACCCATTTCCAGTACCGgaactactgcagaacagctgatcggtgggggtgccagacacttaacaatctgatattgatggcctttcctaaGGAGAAATATACAATAATCTTTGAGAATCCATTAAAATATACTTGGCTGTGAGATGGAAATTGTCTAATACTATTGTCTAAAATTTATTGAGCCGTATTCAATAGTGTAAGCCCATGTTGTACTCACATTCTATACAATTctgcaaaaaagtatttgccccttCCTTTCTTcaatttttgtatatttgttacaTCAGAATTTTTAAGAAAATGAAACGACTTGATTTAATTTATTGAAGGAAAAATTATTTTCAGCTGTACGTTGTTCTATGTGAAAAGGAAATTGACCTCTTATAGCTGCTAAATCAACCACTGACTCAAATTCCATTGCCAATTGGGTTCAATTTCACTAGCCACATCCAGGCATGATTTCTGCCAGACCGGTTGAAACTTTAAGATCACTTAAACAAAATTGATGTGAAGATTCCTAATTGGTCTCAAAAAGCAGCACACAATGCCATGTTCAAAAGAGACTTAAAAACACATGTGAGACAAAATCATTGAAATCTACCAGTCTGGAGAGGATTACAAATAGAGATTAGTGAATCGATTCCGCACAAATCGGATTCGTTACATCAAAAACTTTCTTGATTCATCCTGCACAAATCACTTAAAATGGTGGCCACAAtttcacagatcagcagacagagaAGAAGGATTGCATGAACCCAGATAGCAAGTTGACAGGCTTCCCCATAACGTCTTGCAGTCAGCCCAACCTTTTATGAAGGACTATGGGTGTACCGTAAGTCACTAAATAAAACAGCCCATCCTGGAAATGGTGGTGCCTTGCGGGGGATACACATAAGAGAAAGAGGACATCGGAGAATGAGAGAGATAGTAGAACACAGCATACAAAGAGCGCATTAGTGTCAGTGAGGGTGTTTCATAATGAGGAGAAGATGATAGACTTACAATAATTGATAGAGAGACAGATTTTAGAGTCAGATTTAGGCAATGTCAATGTGTTAGATAGTCAGGCAACGCAGCCATTGCTGTAAGTGATGCTGAAGCTATACAGTTCAATTTCTCACATTCATTTGTGAATCAATgtccagtcctaggagacctcagtgaGTGTCTTTCAAAATTTTTAGGCCAATTGGGCCTTAATCTGAGGACTGAAACAAATTTTaggaaattctctcatctctagttacaaagCCATTGCTAAGGCTCCGCAACTCCAGCAAAAAATGGAGAGCCATTATCCACAAATTGAGAAAACTTGGAACAGTGGTGAACTTTCTTTGGAGTGGCTAGCCAACCAAAATTTTCCAATTGACAAGTCTTAGAACTCAGACAAATATCTAAAAACTGCAGGCCTCAGCTAAAGCCAATATACATGATTCCATGCTAAGAAATACGCTAGACAAAAACTGCATCCATGAGAGAATTGCAAGACACAAACCACTGATGACTAAATAAAACATAAATGATTATCTCTCATTTAGCAAAAAAAAGATAACCCTCAAGATTATGCTGATAATATTCTGTGGACTAATGAGTCAAAGGTGGAAGACATTACATCTGGTGTAAATCTAACAACACATTCcaccaaaagaacatcatgccaaTAGTGACATGGTGTGATGGTA from the Bufo bufo chromosome 2, aBufBuf1.1, whole genome shotgun sequence genome contains:
- the MAP1B gene encoding microtubule-associated protein 1B gives rise to the protein MATLVEPGADIDPSYSILNPTSTSPSLSHRFLDNKFYLLVVIGEIVTEDHLRCAITNIERGIRSWDTDLTECNLDQELKLFVSRHSARFSAESRGQKILHHRSDVLETVVLINPTDEAVSQEVRLMITDAARHKLLVLTGQCFENTGELILQSGSFSFQSFIEIFTDQEIGELLSNTHPANKASLTLFCPEEGHWKNSNLERHNLQDFINIKLNSSSVLPEMEGLSEFTEYLSESVEIPSPFDILEPPTSGGFLKLSKPCCYIFPGGKGDSALFAVNGFNMLINGGSERKSCFWKLIRHLDRVDSILLTHIGDDNLPGINSMLQRKISELEEEQSQGSTANSDWMKNLISPDLGVVFLNVPDNVKNPEPNFKIRRSIEEANFTLQYLSKLSMKPEPLFRNVGNSIEPIILFQKMGVGKLEMYVLNPLKASKETQYFMQQWSGSNKEKAGLVLPNGQEVDVPINYLTSISSLIVWHPSNPSEKIVRVLFPGNTTQYQILEGLEKLKHLDFLKQPVITQKDLSDNVSSPAVKQAKMKQRAESKESLKSTKTTPSKPVKKESKEEYSEAVKVSHPEQAEKEDKEKMSAKKLVRNETKSSTNQEESIIKSENVDKVKADVKPKVIKEKAVKKEIKAKSDDVKKEASKKEDKTPAKREDKLKKEIKEDTPKKEVKVKEEKPKKDIKVDKLKREVKDDKVKKEVKKEVKKEEKKEVKKDVKRETPQKDLKKVVKKDDKEKKDEKDAKIETKKPSKETKKVSATPDAKKPAAKGKILKKEEPTKKEAASTTKMKEKTKVIKKVTEKKTLAAAGAVAATAAVAAAGAAAAAASVQASAKAAENIVDLVSQRSLMSSPEDLTKDFEDLKDEEGKFNEGRTLLQALSPTDEAVIVQTDSYTIKKDDASTEKPADSPDEGITTTEGECEQTPDELEIIDKHRGDENDKYEDEGTGLEESSEAGDYEEKAETEEVEEQVEDIEERASLGEHPGFELAETDETEEEADTDAFQHLKGKHDSHEDFADSEAADEQAEEDIEETEEEEADEDRTDDAKYGDQECHYITATKDKFEVVSDTDDKYILSSTPSKTSEPQSPAVEPGASIHDETLPGGSESEATVSDEENRDQPEEFTATSGFTHSTIEISSEPTPMDDMSTPRDIMSDETNNEESESPSQEYVNITKYEAILCSQEYDKTRVSPILNALNSLSDVSKTDATDGKEYNASASTISPPSSLEEDKFSKSALREAYMYGNTDAKSPANLEIQDDYELGENLSPSKSPAPPSPISKTPLSERSVNFDLTPNEIKTSELGILPPLHDEVQEVTEQCPSPDDKTLEVASPSPSAAGSAGHTPYYQSPTEEKSANLSTENIEKSSVHVVFEFCADKEKSESPRISPMDEPVPDSESPIEKVLSPLRSPPLIGSETPYDIFLTCNVKSSPGQAIVGDNGHSSSQISPDALQEKHDLLSSKAFGIETGSFETRSMTSNGGKIVGELSPTQISTNPFILFKEDTKMSISEGTASDKSATPVDENVAEDTYSHIEGVASVSTASVATNSFPEPTTDDVSPSLHAEVGSPHSTEVDDSLSVSVVQTPTTFQETEISPSREECPRPMSISPPDFSPRTGKSTSLLQEQRSPEQSTMEFSQESPEQSFAMDFSRQSPEHPALASSVLHISENGPTEVDYSPSDQHDSYFGNKISTDNGYYTADKKQEKAAAESQVEASPSTSSGHTPSQTGSPLKEEDSLKDVIQNSDLPLYSPPILEQEYFMQGKLSPETDVSPLTPTPSSLRQSPGVDEPSSTKNDLSMDYGSIASSLPISSEESFSYQARAVKEPPFLHNTNPFAYSADLDDRSNKCEVYSYSSEMNDRFSISDKSPFAENRQEVDLCLVSACEYKHPKTELSPSFINPNPLEWFASEEQTQEQDKPVTQLGGGQPPSGGKQKGRQCDETPPTSVSESAPSQTDSDVPPETEECPSITADANIDSEDESETIPTDKTVTYKHMDPPPIPMQDPSPSPRHPDVSMMDPETMPVDQNLGKPLKKDIKEKGKTKKVGGKTKSSSPARKTDSKSKILATSPKPGPIKESLEKSSKTVAPKKKDSVEKGPKSGSITDPKSAKVEEKDKETKNATNTNATKSTKTGSTGSGATKTTKSAAVPPGPPVYLDLVYIPNHSSNKNVDVEFFKRVRSSYYVVSGNDPAAGEPSRAVLDALLEGKSQWGSNMQVTLIPTHDSEVMREWYQETHEKQQDLNIMVLASSSTVVMQDESFPACKIEL